CGGGGCTGTGGATGTCGACCTCGGGCTCGATGATCGGCACCAGTCCGGCGGCGATCACCTGGGCACCGAGCTCGAACTGCTGCGCGACCACGGCCTCGATGCCCGACTCGTTCGCCAGCTTGATGACCGACCTCTCCTTCGTGCCGAACACGCCGTGCTCGTTGGCGCGGGCGAGGAGGTCGTCGAGCCCGGGGATCGGCTTCATCAGCTGCACGCCGTCGGCTTCGTCGGCGAGGCCCTTGTCGATCTTGAGGAACGGGACGACGCCCTTGTCCTCCCAGAGGAACTCGGCGCTGCCCTTGCCGCCGATCTCGCGGTCCATCGTCATCTCGAAGAGGATGGCGCCGAGCACCCGCTCGCCGGTGAAGGCGGGGCTGGTGATGATGCGGGTGCGCATCTCGTGGACGAGGTCGAACATCTCCTCGTCGCCGGAGTAGGCGTCCTCCTCGATGCCGTAGAGCTTCAGCGCCTTCGGGGTGCTCCCGCCGCTCTGGTCGAGGGCGGCGATGAAGCCGGCGTCGTTCGTGACCTTCTGGAGCATCTTCTCGTTCATCTGGTCTTCCCGGGAGTCAGCGTGAGAGGGGTCGGCTCAGTCTGGCCCAGCCCGCCCGTCCCCGGCGACACCCGCGGGCGCCGCTCAGCTGACCGGGTTGGCCACCGTCCGCCAGTCGCGCGAGCGGAGGTAGGGGTCGAAGCTCTCGGCGATGTGGCGGCGGTCGTCCTGGGTCTTCGGGTGCGTCAGCTCGAAGAGGTGGGGGAAGTCCGCCCATCCCCGGACGAGGTCCCAGAGCCGGACCGCCTCGTCCCCCGTCGGTGCCGGCGTGATCACGGGCCCGAACACCGCGTGGTCGCCGGGCAGGACGATCGTGGGCACCCCGTAGGCGGCGTAGGTGCCGACCGCCCGGTCGTGGTCGGCCCGGACCTCGTCGTGGGTCGACACGTCGGCGAGCGCCCGGTCGAGCACCTCGGGGTCGTGGCCGAGCTCGGCCAGCAGCTCGCGGTGCACGTCCGGGGTGTGCGTCTTGCGCCCCTGGAGGTGGAAGGCACGACCGAGCGCCTCGTACCAGCGGTCGACGACGTCGTGGCCATCGCGACGCAGGAGCGCGCCGATGCGCATCTGCGACCAGCCGAAGGACCACTCGCGCTCCCACGGGTGCTTCTTGCCCTCGACGCGGTTGATCTCCTCCAGGCTGAAGAAGCGCCACGAGATCTCGAGCCCGGTGCGGTCCCGCACCTCCCGGATCCACAACGACGTCTGGAACGCCCACGGGCACATCGGGTCGAAGTAGAAGTCGATCTGCTCGTGCGGCCCGGCCGTCATGTCACCCTCCCGAGGTAGCGTCGGCTCGACCGTACCGGCGGCCGACCTCAGGGGGACGAACGTGAGCGAACCGGTGATCGCCCAGCTGGCGACCGAGTGGGCGACGATCGACGAGCTGTGCACGTCGCTCGCGCCCACTGACTGGGACCGTCCGACCGACTGCCCGGGATGGACCGTGCGCGACCTCGTCAGCCACATGATCGGCACCGAGCGCATGCTGCTCGGCGACGCCGCGCCGCCGGCGCCCGGTGCGGTCGGCGAGCACGTCCGGAACCCCATCGGCGAGGCCAACGAGGCATGGGTCGACGCCCGCCGGGGGCTGTCGGGCGACGAGGTCCTCGCCGAGTTCAGGGAGGTGACGAACCGCCGGCTGGAGGAGCTGAACGCCCTGACCCCGGAGGACTTCGACCGCGTCGGCTTCACGCCGGAGGGCGAGGGCCCCTACCGCCGATTCATGGAGATCCGCCTGTTCGAC
This portion of the Actinomarinicola tropica genome encodes:
- a CDS encoding DsbA family oxidoreductase, translated to MTAGPHEQIDFYFDPMCPWAFQTSLWIREVRDRTGLEISWRFFSLEEINRVEGKKHPWEREWSFGWSQMRIGALLRRDGHDVVDRWYEALGRAFHLQGRKTHTPDVHRELLAELGHDPEVLDRALADVSTHDEVRADHDRAVGTYAAYGVPTIVLPGDHAVFGPVITPAPTGDEAVRLWDLVRGWADFPHLFELTHPKTQDDRRHIAESFDPYLRSRDWRTVANPVS
- a CDS encoding fructose bisphosphate aldolase, encoding MNEKMLQKVTNDAGFIAALDQSGGSTPKALKLYGIEEDAYSGDEEMFDLVHEMRTRIITSPAFTGERVLGAILFEMTMDREIGGKGSAEFLWEDKGVVPFLKIDKGLADEADGVQLMKPIPGLDDLLARANEHGVFGTKERSVIKLANESGIEAVVAQQFELGAQVIAAGLVPIIEPEVDIHSPEKAKAEELLRASILSHLSSVPDDAYVMLKLTLPEEDGFYQELVDHPRVLRVVALSGGYSREDANARLARNPGVIASFSRALTEGLTAQQSDDEFNATLDAAIGSIYEASTT
- a CDS encoding maleylpyruvate isomerase family mycothiol-dependent enzyme, with the protein product MSEPVIAQLATEWATIDELCTSLAPTDWDRPTDCPGWTVRDLVSHMIGTERMLLGDAAPPAPGAVGEHVRNPIGEANEAWVDARRGLSGDEVLAEFREVTNRRLEELNALTPEDFDRVGFTPEGEGPYRRFMEIRLFDCWEHEQDIRRAVARPGHLDGPIAAAAVQKVAAAAGYVVGKKAGAPDGSTVVFEVHGPVELTVPVAVEGRARVLEDAPADPTATIRLDTEVYNALGCGRWSGEQAMASGRVELAGDTELARRVVDNMAFTI